The window GGACTGCCGGGCATGCATCAGGCTGCGCCCCTGGCGGTCGTAGACGAAGAAATAGCCATTGATGCCAAAACTGAGCTTGCGCAGCTCCTCCAGCACCTGCTGCTGCGCGCGTGCGTCGCCCTGGCCGTTGTTATACAGCGGGGCGATCAGGCTTTGCGCCATTTCGACGTAGTTTTTCAGCTCTGCTCGCTTGCTGGCCAGGATGCTGTCTTCGATCAGTTGCGCCTGTTGATCACCCAACTGGCGATTAAGCGAGATCACCAAGGCGCAGATGACGGCAATCGCCAGGACCAGGGGCAGAATTCCCAAGGCGACGATTTTGTGTTTGAGCAGCATGTGTACTCCTGTCCGGACTCAACGGGGGGAGGCGAATGGTCGGCATCATAACGCTGTGGGAGCAAAGCTTGCTCGCGATCGCGACGGATCAGCCTGGACTGTTGCCAACAGACCCAGCGTTATCGCGAGCAAGCTTTGCTCCCACAGTCGTTAGCCTGCATTGGCTTTGCATGGGCTCACACAGAGGGATTCCACGAGAATCTACGTAGAACTACGTAGATGGCCCGTACGTAGTACTGCGGATTTATTTATTGACGGCTTCCACGGATATTGGGCCGGCTCCGAATAGTCGGGGCACACTATAAAAACAATCGCCGCAATCCACTGGATATCGGCAGGAGACACGCAATGACAACCCGTCTGGTTAAACACCTTGCCTGGTTTGCCGTGGCTGTTCTGGGAGCTTGTGCGTTGAGTGTCGTGGCCTTGCGCCGCGGCGAACCGATCAACGCCCTCTGGATCGTCGTCGCAGCCGTGGCCATCTACCTGGTCGCCTACCGCTACTACAGCCTGTTCATCGCCAATAACGTGATGCAACTCGATGCGCGCCGGGCCACCCCCGCCGTGCTCAACAACGATGGCCTGGACTATGTCCCGACCAACAAACACATCCTGTTCGGCCACCACTTCGCGGCCATTGCCGGTGCGGGGCTGAACTGGTCAAGTAATTCTGGACACCAGTTAAGGTTTCACGCCGCCAGTTTCTCCATGGCTACCGGCGACCGGTAGTCGTTGTAGCTATGGAGCCTGACGTTGTTGTATCGCATCACATAACGTTGCACATCCACGCGGGCTTCATGCTCCGAGCTGTAGCCATCGTCTGGCACCCACTCTGATTTCAGGCTCCCAAAGAAACGCTCCATCGGGGCGTTGTCCCAGCACTCACCTTTACGACTCATGCTGTGCAGGAGTCCATGCTTGCGCATCTCATTCCTGAATTTGTGGCTGGTGTATTGGCAACCTTGGTCAGAATGAAACAGCACCTCTTTTGGACAGCCTCGCAATTGAACCGCCATTCGCAACGCTTCGCAGGTCAGCGTGGCATCGGAAATCATTGAAAACGACCACCCCACGATCCGGCGAGCAAACAAATCCAACACTGCCGCGAAATACATCCAGCGCTTACCCACCTTGATGTACGTCACATCTCCACACCACACCTGGTTGATCGCCGTGACATCAAACTTGCGCTTGAGCACATGCGGCGCTACCAGCGCTTCCACGCCGGAAGATTTGTACTTGTGCCG is drawn from Pseudomonas rhizophila and contains these coding sequences:
- a CDS encoding IS3 family transposase; this translates as MINELDEQYGVNNCCRAFGVNRSSFYAWRQRQGKVKPEREKLKAVLVEHHKESRASAGSRTLSKELQAKGHRVGRHLARSLMREAGVASHQRRRHKYKSSGVEALVAPHVLKRKFDVTAINQVWCGDVTYIKVGKRWMYFAAVLDLFARRIVGWSFSMISDATLTCEALRMAVQLRGCPKEVLFHSDQGCQYTSHKFRNEMRKHGLLHSMSRKGECWDNAPMERFFGSLKSEWVPDDGYSSEHEARVDVQRYVMRYNNVRLHSYNDYRSPVAMEKLAA